The DNA region GCTGCAGGCGCGCGTGAACGACGCGGCGCCGGCCGGTGCCGCTGCCGATACCGCCGCCACGGCCGCGCAAACGACGGCCGTGTCCGGCCAGCCCGACGCCACGGCCGCGCTGACGAATCATGCCAGCAAGGATGCGGCCGCCGAGCCGGCGTTGCCGGCATCGGGCCGCGAAGCGCTGCAAGCTGCGCTGGCGAAACTGACGGGCGGGGCGGGCGCGATCGCGATGCCCGCGACGGGCACGGCAGCAGCAACGGCCGCGACAGCGCCGGCATCGACGACGTCCGCATCGGCGGCCGCCGCGCCGCTGACGCCGAAAGTCCCGACCTTCGACCGCACGCTCGCCGACGCGAAAGGCGCGCTCGCGCCGCAGCCGACGCCCACGCAAGCCACCGCCCAGGCGCTGCAGGCGGGCGCCGCCGGCCAGCCGGCCGCGCATGCGCTCGCGGCCACCGAGGAAGCCGCCAGCCCGGCCGCCGACGCATCGGTCGCTGCCGCCGCAACGGCTGCAGCAGCCGCGCAGGCGAATCTCCAGGCATCGCCGGCCGCGAGCTCGGTCGCCGCGGCCAACGCCCATGTGCTGGCCCCGCATGTCGGCACCGCTGACTGGACCGACGCGCTGAGCCAGAAGGTCGTGTTCCTGTCGAATGCGCATCAGCAGAGCGCCGAGCTGACGCTGAACCCGCCGGACCTCGGCCCGCTGCAGGTCGTGCTGCGTGTCGCGGACAATCACGCGCATGCGCTGTTCGTCTCGCAGCACGCGCAGGTGCGCGACGCGGTGGAAGCCGCGCTGCCGAAGCTGCGCGAAGCGATGGAAGCGGGCGGGCTCGGCCTGGGCAGCGCGACCGTCAGCGACGGCGGCTTCGCGTCGCAGCAGCAGAACCCGCAACAGAGCTTCGCCGGCGGCCGGCCGTCGCCGCGCGCACGCGCCGGATCGTCAGCCGCCGACGCACCGGTCGACGCTGCGCAATCCGCAGCGGCCGGCGCGACCGTGAGCCGCGCGGGCCTCGTCGATACGTTCGCCTGAGCATCGCGCCGCTCGCGTGCCGGTGCGCGCCGCTCAGCGGCCGTGCACCGCCGCGGCCGCCTCGCCGCGCGGCACCGCGCCCTTGCGGGCCGCAACGATGAAGTCCGCCGCGCGTTCGCCGATCATCACCGACGGCGCATTCGTGTTCCCGCCGATCAGCGTCGGCATCACCGACGCGTCCACCACCCGCAGCCCGTCGACACCCCGCACGCGCAGTTGCGGATCCACGACCGCGCGCACATCCGAACCCATCCGGCAGGTGCCGACCGGGTGATAGATCGTGTCGGCGTGCGCGACGATCGTCGCGCGCAGCTCGGCTTCGCTCTGGTCCGCCCGCGTGTACAGCTCGCGCCCGCCTTGCGACGCAAGCGGCGTTTGCGACAGGATCCGGCGCATCGCCTGCGCACCGCGCACGAGCAGGTCGAGATCGCGCGTATCGCTGAAGAAGCGCGGATCGATCAGCGGCGCGTCGCGCGCATCGCCGCTCGCGAGCGCGACCGTGCCACGGCTGAACGGGCGCAGCGCGCACACGTGCAGCGAATAGCCGAAGCCCCAATGCATCTTGCGGTTGTGGTCGTCGACCAGCGCCGTGCAGAAATGCAGTTGCAGGTCCGGTCGGTCGAGCGACGGATCGCTCTTGATGAAGCCGCCGGCCTCCGCGACGTTGCTCGTCATCATCCCCGTGCGGCTCGAGAAATAGCGCGCGAGCGCCGGCGTCATCTTCGCGATTCCGCGCAGGCAGATGCCGACCAGCTCCGACGAATTCACGCGCGTGTTGATGATGAAGTCGATATGGTCGATCAGGTTGGCGCCGACGTCCGGCGCGTCCTGCACGATCGCGATG from Burkholderia ambifaria AMMD includes:
- a CDS encoding flagellar hook-length control protein FliK produces the protein MPPLPLLGALLDTAGTAIKAARGAGSSAAATSAGNDAATSQAAVPFAQTLKQSVVTRHDTANAGKPDTATQQASSTSPAGAKPADRVDDKSTDDANATPNADAAALAAAAAVQAQLQARVNDAAPAGAAADTAATAAQTTAVSGQPDATAALTNHASKDAAAEPALPASGREALQAALAKLTGGAGAIAMPATGTAAATAATAPASTTSASAAAAPLTPKVPTFDRTLADAKGALAPQPTPTQATAQALQAGAAGQPAAHALAATEEAASPAADASVAAAATAAAAAQANLQASPAASSVAAANAHVLAPHVGTADWTDALSQKVVFLSNAHQQSAELTLNPPDLGPLQVVLRVADNHAHALFVSQHAQVRDAVEAALPKLREAMEAGGLGLGSATVSDGGFASQQQNPQQSFAGGRPSPRARAGSSAADAPVDAAQSAAAGATVSRAGLVDTFA